CTTGTAATTTATTTTTCTATCTAAATTCATCAACGCATTTATTAAATAAAGCTATTTGCTTGTTATAACCATTTGCTAATTCTTCCGTCTCCTTCACAAGAATATTATAAGTTGAAACAAGCATATTGTATTCTCTGACTTTTTTTATGTATTCCTGGCCCACCTTTATTTCAAACCCTGAAATTTCAGAATAGAGAGTTTCAATCTTTTCCAAAAAGTTATCAAGCTCTATTTTATTAAAATCAATCCTTGTCTTAAGATTTTCATTTACAATAGGGCAAGAAGAAAGAGGAAGTCCGAAATGGGAAACGGCAAGCCAGACATTCTTATTTTCAAAATTGCATCTCAAAAGAGAAATGCCAACTTCAGAGTAATTCTTGCTTAAGATATTTTCCCTGTGGCCTTGACTGTTCATCCATGATGAAAGAAGATCTTCTTCGCTTTTAAACCCTCCCAAAGCCAAGTTTTCGCCGATAAAAATAAAGTCATATCCTGTCTTTTTAGCCAAGTCCCCCACTCCTTCGTTAGAAAGAGAGTCATGCTCAAAATATTGGTTTTGGCACATGTCTTCATTTTTAATCAGGGCCGAAGAATTAAGTTTTGAATTTTCCTTAAGAGGCGGCAATCCGTTTTCCTGCCTGTGTTTATTTGTAATATTAATTGTTTCTGATATTTCAAGGGGAAAATATATTTCTTCCGTATTTATTCTAAGAGGAGAAGAAAGAAACACTTGTTTTCCCGCTTCTATAATAAATTCTCCGAAAGTGCCGTTTTTTTCCAAAGAACGAAGAATAAGAAAAGAAAAATCAACAAGAGAGACAAAAATGGAGATACTTATTAGAATTATGAAAAATAAGAAGAATTTTAGAATTTTCATATGCTCCTTCGCTTTTAATTAAACTCTTCCTCTTGCTTTTTTTGCTTCAATTATTCGCGAAACGGCAAGAATGTAAGTCGCTTCT
The nucleotide sequence above comes from Candidatus Paceibacterota bacterium. Encoded proteins:
- a CDS encoding CAP domain-containing protein — encoded protein: MKILKFFLFFIILISISIFVSLVDFSFLILRSLEKNGTFGEFIIEAGKQVFLSSPLRINTEEIYFPLEISETINITNKHRQENGLPPLKENSKLNSSALIKNEDMCQNQYFEHDSLSNEGVGDLAKKTGYDFIFIGENLALGGFKSEEDLLSSWMNSQGHRENILSKNYSEVGISLLRCNFENKNVWLAVSHFGLPLSSCPIVNENLKTRIDFNKIELDNFLEKIETLYSEISGFEIKVGQEYIKKVREYNMLVSTYNILVKETEELANGYNKQIALFNKCVDEFR